Proteins encoded within one genomic window of Hemitrygon akajei chromosome 13, sHemAka1.3, whole genome shotgun sequence:
- the LOC140738062 gene encoding uncharacterized protein isoform X2 has translation MPFTSSDHGKGFIRSSTLHRHQRVHTGERPFICSDCGKGFTQSNHLLQHQLVHTGERPFTCSECGKGFIQSSQLQTHQRLHTGERPFTCSDCGKGFTRRSQLLIHQRLHTGERPFTCSVCGKGFTHSSNLQSHQRIHTGEKPFTCSDCGKGFIHSSQLLKHQQIHTGEKPFICSECGKGFTYSAQLKQHQFVHTAERPFTCSDCGKGFIRHSLLLTHQLNHTGEKPFICSECGKGFTHSAQLKEHQRLHTGEWPFICSECGKGFTRSSRLKVHQRVHTGERPYICSECGKGFTQSSQLQVHQKFHTGERPFICSECGNGFIQPFQLKIHQRVHTGEKPFSCSECGKGFTWQCQLTNHQRVHTGEKPFTCSECGKCFTWSSQLKKQCLGDG, from the exons ATGCCGTTCACCTCCTCAGAccatgggaagggattcattcgctCGTCCACATTacatagacaccagcgagttcacacaggggagaggccattcatctgctcagactgtggaaagggattcactcagtcaaatCACCTGCTACaacatcagttagttcacactggggagagaccattcacctgctcagaatgtgggaagggattcattcagagTTCTCAGCTCCAGACacaccagcgacttcacactggggagaggccattcacctgctcagattgcgggaagggattcactcggcgtTCTCAGCTCCTGATACACCAGCggcttcacactggggagaggccattcacctgctcagtctgtgggaagggattcactcattcgtccaacctacagagtcaccagcgaattcacactggggagaagccgttcacttgctctgactgtgggaaaggattcattcacTCATCTCAGCTCTTGaaacaccagcaaattcacactggggagaaaccattcatctgctcagaatgtgggaagggattcacctatTCAGCTCAACTGAAACAGCATCAATTTGTTCACACtgcagagaggccgttcacctgctcagactgtgggaaaggatttattCGGCATTCCCTTCTACTGACACACCAGTTaaatcacactggggagaaaccattcatctgctcagaatgtgggaagggattcacccatTCAGctcaactgaaggaacatcagcgacttcacactggggaatggccattcatctgctctgaatgtgggaagggattcactcggtcatctcgactgaaggtgcatcagcgagtccacactggggagaggccatacatctgctctgaatgtggtaagggattcactcagtcatctcaactgcaGGTACATCAGaaatttcacactggggagaggccattcatatgctctgaatgtgggaatggCTTCATTCAGCCAtttcaactgaagatacatcagcgagttcacactggggagaaaccattcagctgctctgaatgtgggaagggattcacttggcaATGTCAACTGActaatcatcagcgagttcacactggggagaagccgttcacctgctctgaatgtgggaagtgtttcacttggtcatctcagctgaag aagcagtgtctgGGTGATGGTTAG
- the LOC140738062 gene encoding uncharacterized protein isoform X1, translating to MPFTSSDHGKGFIRSSTLHRHQRVHTGERPFICSDCGKGFTQSNHLLQHQLVHTGERPFTCSECGKGFIQSSQLQTHQRLHTGERPFTCSDCGKGFTRRSQLLIHQRLHTGERPFTCSVCGKGFTHSSNLQSHQRIHTGEKPFTCSDCGKGFIHSSQLLKHQQIHTGEKPFICSECGKGFTYSAQLKQHQFVHTAERPFTCSDCGKGFIRHSLLLTHQLNHTGEKPFICSECGKGFTHSAQLKEHQRLHTGEWPFICSECGKGFTRSSRLKVHQRVHTGERPYICSECGKGFTQSSQLQVHQKFHTGERPFICSECGNGFIQPFQLKIHQRVHTGEKPFSCSECGKGFTWQCQLTNHQRVHTGEKPFTCSECGKCFTWSSQLKVHQRVHTGEVPFKCSECGKGFAQLSTLMRHYRNHTRE from the coding sequence ATGCCGTTCACCTCCTCAGAccatgggaagggattcattcgctCGTCCACATTacatagacaccagcgagttcacacaggggagaggccattcatctgctcagactgtggaaagggattcactcagtcaaatCACCTGCTACaacatcagttagttcacactggggagagaccattcacctgctcagaatgtgggaagggattcattcagagTTCTCAGCTCCAGACacaccagcgacttcacactggggagaggccattcacctgctcagattgcgggaagggattcactcggcgtTCTCAGCTCCTGATACACCAGCggcttcacactggggagaggccattcacctgctcagtctgtgggaagggattcactcattcgtccaacctacagagtcaccagcgaattcacactggggagaagccgttcacttgctctgactgtgggaaaggattcattcacTCATCTCAGCTCTTGaaacaccagcaaattcacactggggagaaaccattcatctgctcagaatgtgggaagggattcacctatTCAGCTCAACTGAAACAGCATCAATTTGTTCACACtgcagagaggccgttcacctgctcagactgtgggaaaggatttattCGGCATTCCCTTCTACTGACACACCAGTTaaatcacactggggagaaaccattcatctgctcagaatgtgggaagggattcacccatTCAGctcaactgaaggaacatcagcgacttcacactggggaatggccattcatctgctctgaatgtgggaagggattcactcggtcatctcgactgaaggtgcatcagcgagtccacactggggagaggccatacatctgctctgaatgtggtaagggattcactcagtcatctcaactgcaGGTACATCAGaaatttcacactggggagaggccattcatatgctctgaatgtgggaatggCTTCATTCAGCCAtttcaactgaagatacatcagcgagttcacactggggagaaaccattcagctgctctgaatgtgggaagggattcacttggcaATGTCAACTGActaatcatcagcgagttcacactggggagaagccgttcacctgctctgaatgtgggaagtgtttcacttggtcatctcagctgaaggtacatcagcgagttcatactggggaggtGCCATTCaaatgctctgaatgtgggaagggatttgctcaGTTATCCACACTTATGAGGCACTACCGAAATCACACTAGGGAGtaa